DNA sequence from the Colletotrichum higginsianum IMI 349063 chromosome 10, whole genome shotgun sequence genome:
TGCGAAAGTCCAACCTAAACAGGTAACTCGATGCGAACTTCGGTATTTAACACATACATGCCCAGCACAGTCGAGTCATATCACATCCCCACTCCAAAAAAGAAGAACTAAGTCATCGTTGAAGCGAAATCAAACGCACTGCGAGTACGAGTGCTCAACCAGACAGCCAGGGATACCATCACAGacttcaacaacaacccaAAAATGGAAATCTACCGCCTATCCGCTGTCCATGACGCCAGTGGCGGCATCGACACCAAGCGGAACATCTACAACGACGCAGTCGactcttccccctcttcctccaaAGGAAGCCCTCTCTACTCTTCATGGCTGCCCCTCATCCACAACagcctctcctctctcctgCGCTGGACGGGGACCTACCCGGCCGACGTGCAGGAGTCCCACCTCGCTTTTGTTCGTGACGTCGTGGTCCCCCGCCTGAAGCCGCCTGCCGCGGCCGACAGGCTGCACTACATCGGGACACACAGCCACGGCATATACGAAGCAAGCCTCGCCTTTGGCTCTCACAAACCGGCCAGGGTGCGGTTCACAGTGCAGCCGCTGGTGGATCCCAGCCCTCAGCGCGGTGACCCCTTGGGCCAGAAGGCGTTGCGCGAGACACTGGACAGTCTGGCGTCTGCATGCGGTGCGGACCGCGCGTGGCTGGATGCCTTTGTCGATTCCGTCTTCCTCACTGCCGAAGAGGAGGCGAGCTTGGTcggcaaggcggcggcggcggcggccggcggtggtggtcccggtgctgccggtgggCCGCTGCGGCAGAACGGCTTTGTCGCGTTTGATCTAGAGGCCAACATGGATGAGAGCGGGAAAGCGGCCACCGTCATGAAGACTTACCTGTTCCCGCAACTCAAGGCCATCGCGACGGGCCGGAAGACAGTGGACACGACGGATTCCCTCGTGAGGCGGCTTGCCCAGGGCGACAAGCAGATGCTGGCCTCCTGGGAACTGCTCAAAACGTTCCTCGTCAACGACGGCGGGGAAAAGATGAACATTgacttcctcgccatcgACTGCCTGGCGCCCAGCAAGGAGCCTCGCTTCAAGGTATACGTCTCCTCCCACTTCAAGTCGCTCGCCGGGGTCCGTGAAGCCTTCACCCtgggcggccttcttccccGTTCCTCGGCCGACTTTCTGCCACAAGTCTGGCCGCAGCTCATGGACATGGAAGACGTTCCCCCGGCCGCGATGGAGGACATGGAAAAGCCGCTCAGCAATCCCGACAGCCATTACAAAGGCGTCGGCTTCGCCTTCTCGGTGGTGCCGGGCCAGGCGGTTCCGCAAATCAAGATGTACGTGCCCATGTGGCAGTTCGCGcacgacgaggccaagatcgTCGAGTGCTACCAGCGCGTGCTCCAGACGCAGGGTACGATGGGAGACTACGACATTGGAGCTGCTCTCGAGGGCGCCTTGTGAGTAATATCCGTATCCTTTGCTGCCCAACTTCCTTCTAGATCTCTGATGCTAACAACAactcttctttttttccaCCTAAAAAGTGggaaacagagagagacgggTCTGCATACTTTTGCGTCCATCATCTCATCTGCAAAGGGTTTGGAACTTACCACCTACTTGGGGCCTAGGATTTGGGAGTGAGCTTCAAGGATTGACTTTTGGAAGAATGTAGTTAACTGTAACACCGCCGTTATGAAACAAATGCTTGTGAACCCCCAACTCCGCCATCAAGTCAGGTTTTTTTTAGCTGGAAAACTGTATAAACTTTTTAAAAAATCCACAAAGTGATTCTGGTCCCTCTGTgtccttctctctctgttgTAGGGTCCTCACTCACACGATGCTGGCTGTTCTAGTGGACTTGGCTCATTCGTTAACGAGATTGATTGACGAATGCTCTATACTTGATGAACACCTGTTGTAAATGACAAAGGTACTCGATTAACTATGTTCAATAGCATAAGGTACATATTTGTACTGTGTAAATATACTTACGGGCCACATGAATCACTGTTTGATTTACATTTCTTAGGCGCTAGGTCCTGATGCTAACATTTTGTTTCACAGTTACTTTGTGATGGAGTTTCCTCATCTGACAGAAGACATCAAACCCACATAACCGTCTCACACCATTTTCCTTACCTTTTGACCAATTACTGAGTTTCAAAGGGCCTGTTTCGCCTGACGAGGTGCCAACTTAACCCAAAGCGGGTGCTTGTCCCAGATCCCGTAACTCTTCTGGTCCAGCCAGTCCAAGCTGGGATCAGCCAATTCAAGGTTAAAGTTATACAACAGGCTGGCCATGATGAGCCTCATCTCGGGGTACGCAAGGCTGCAGGTGAATTTGGTCAGTAACTACCAACACACTACCGAGGATGAAGATAGATCCCCAGAGACAGAAGGAGAAAAGATATGAAGGGAGACTCACTTCTTGCCAATACAGTCTCTCGGTCCCACCGAAAACACCTTGACGCAGTCTAGCCGATCCCCGGCATACCTGGCAGGCCGGcggtcgtcgtccagccaCCGCTCCGGCACGAAGTCCTCGGGGTCGACAAAGTTGTCCGGGTGGTGGGCGATGGCGTACAGCGGGATATCGACGCGCGTGCCGGCCGGCACGAAGCGGCCGCAgacgacgcggccgccgtGGGGCACGATGCGCGGCAtgggcgtcggcgcgggcgggTACAGACGCATGGCCTCTTCGATGCAGGCGTTGAGGTACGGCAGCTTGCGCAGGCCGGCGAAGGTCATGTCGGTCTGCGGgttgttgacggcggcgtcgagttcGGCGCGGAGTGTGACCATCTTGGACGGGTGCGTGAGAAGCAGATAAGTCAGGGCCGACGTGGCGGCCGTGGTGGTCTCGGTGCCGCCGATCATgaaggtggcggcgttggagtACATCTCTGCGCGCGTGATGACGCCTGACTGCTGCTtgtcgctgccgctgccgctgttTTGCATGATCATCGACCAGATGTCGCTGCTGCCAGAGGAGGagccctcgtcgtcgtcacggcGGTCCAGGCGCTTGTCGACGCGGTCCATCGAGAAGCGGTTGTGCTGGGCACGacgcctgctgctgccgccccagATGGTTCGGAGGAGCAACGGCCCCAAGGGCGGGTGCCATCCCATCATGGCCATGCCGAGCGTGACGGTCTTGATGGTGGCGTACGTGTCGCGGACCCACTGGCGCGCCGACTGGTCGCTCTCGAGCATGCCGAGCGGCTCGCCGTACATGAGGTCGCCCATGATGTCAAAGGCCAGGTAGCTCAGCCAGGTCATGAGGTCGACACGATGGCCAcgagagggggaagaagatgacggagaagaagaaggagaagagcgagacgaagaagaagaagaaggctgctCTGCATTCTCGTCCCAcgcatcgccggcggccagctTGCGCATCAAGTTACGGACATGGCCCTGGACGAGGCTCTCTTGTTTGAGCACGGCACGATCAGAAAAGGCGTGGGAGAATAtgcgccgctgccgctggtggttggcgtcgtcggcgcgtACGATGCCCTTTTCGGGCGCCGCCATGTCCGGGCCCAAGCCGACAAAGTCCTTGGGCatatcgccgccgccgccggccttggcgtaGATGTCGTGCCAGGCATCCGGGTGGGTGTAGCTCAGCTCGTTGGGCCCTATGCGCACGACGTGGCCGTACCTCTTGTGGAGGAGCAGCGGCCAGCTGTGGTTCGACCCGTCGGCGCGGTGCCACAGCGACGTAATGGTGGTGATGCGTGCGAGCAGCGGGCCGGGGTATCCTGCCAGCGGATGAAGGGTCAGGTAGTAGACGGTCCGTAGCACGAGAAACCCGACGATGGCCAGGCCGAGGCTCCAGACGAGGTCCGACGGGCTGGATACGTGAATGTTGGATGGGATCGTGTGGCGAATCATGATGGCCCGCCAGTCTTGTTCTGATTGTTTCCTAGATCGAGGAGAGCTAGCAGTAACACTACTCTGGCTGTCTTTTTTTCTCGCTTTGACTTTTTTCCCCCGTTTTGTTTCTGTTTCCTGGAGTTAGGCGGTAATTATCCTCGGGAAAACGACCATCTGGAGAGCTatgaggagagagagagagagaaggagagcgagagagagagtttgtgtgtgtgtgtggagAGGCAGGGAGGGtgaagggagagaaagagactATCGTCCATTCCCTGGCTCTTGCGTCTCAACATGAAGGGCATAATACAGGTAATAATCAAGTGAATCTGAAGAAGGCTGAAGCTACGCAGCAAAAGCCCCAGCGCCAGCCTCGAAAAGGCAAAAAAAGCAAACAACCCCAAAACGGAAAGCTTCTCGCAACTCGCAACTCAAAAACCGAACGGCACGTGAGACTGCCAAGCTCCGCGGCTCCTCTGCCGGGAGCTCTGTCGTTCGCATGGTCCCATGTTGGACCCCTTTTGACGCGGTAGACATGTAACATACGTCGTGATCCCAGTTGAACCTTCTAGACCTTTCATCCAAAATGTTCACTTGCCAACGTACGTGACACTCGCTCGGATACCCCCGTTTTGGGAATAGTAATCCTGCCACCGTTGCCCTCTTCCGGTCTGATTCGTCGTTTCGACTCGTTCCCGGGACTGCCGAGCCAGTCTGACGGGGTTGAGCGGAACAGATTGACGGGACAACTGGGTTTACAAGCCATTGCCCGTCGGGGAGCCATGTCATCTAATGCAGCTAATTTCCCAAATGGAACAGAAATGCGAAGTCGCTTATCTCGCTTATGACTTCGTATTCCTTCGGCAGCCGCCGGCATACTATGTATGGTATGTGGTAGGTAATTCTTGCTTCCGAGGAGGTATCACGCAAGTTTGGCCTGACTAACCCTCCTTTTCAGATCAGACCGGCGGCACGTCTGGAAAAGCAAACAGGGAGTACGTTTTGTATGTAGCCGGCCAGATGTACTTGTGCCAAGTCAAGTAATATGGCTTCACCTCTCACATGCTACACGGCAAAAGGGGGACTTACTTTTGCCTACAAACACATTTGAAGAACTCCGGCCGGCTCTGATGACCTTTCTGAAGAACGACGCCAGTTTACATCGCCGTTTTTGGCGACCTAAAACCCTTTGATCCCGCCTCTTAACTTGTCTTTTTGCAACAACATTAACTCCCACTTTTCGTTTTCTTATCCTTTactttttccccctttctgGTTGATACTTTGAGCCTTTCTGGTTGATAACCTGAGCCTTTCACAATCATGTCTGCCTTTCAAAGCCCTCCAAcaccgtctccgtctccgacTCCCACGCTATCCACCCTTTCCTCCTCGTGGAAGAAGCCGCAGCAAGATGTGGTCAAGTACAcgacaccatcatcatcacttccaccatcaccatcactaccaccatcgccaccaccaccaacctcaccatcatcatcatcaatcTTCTACAATGTGCCCCAGACACCAACCGGAGGCCTCGTCACGCCACCCGAGATCCCGGTGGTGAAGAGCCACGACGTCACAGGCAAAACATCCACATCGGTAATCGACTGCCCCATCTCCAAAGCCAGCTTCCTGCTCGCCCAGGTCTCCTTGGCAACCGGCCTTTTCGGGGGCTTACCAACTACCGAGGTCAGGTTTCGGGGCCCGGGTTCACTCGGAGCGGCAGCATCGCGAACACGAACTCTCCGCTTCGGCACGGGCCTCGATGGATGCTTTACCAGCACCGGGGGCTTCCTGGGACGAATGCGTGAAACGCATAACGAAAAGCACGTCACCACCGTCAGTCGCGGCAACGCCTCGGCACGCCCGGGCCAACAACGCCTGCCACCATCCCTGGAGGCATGGGAGGTGGTTCATGAGAATTTGCCACGGTTGCTCCGAGCGGGACGGGTGCGCCAagccgtcgacgccctggaCGAGTGGCGCGCGTCAgaggcgggggagggaggtgggAGAGACAGATGGGACGACCTGGAACAGCGTCATCTCGCCCGAGCGGCGCTGGTGCTGAGCGCGCTGGCCCACGCCTACATGTTTGGTGAGGACCGAGGCAAACACAAGGGCAAAGGGGACAACGGCGGACGGCCTTCCCAGCCGTCATTGCCGGTCCACCTCCTCGGCCCGTGGGAGAGGGTTTGCAAGAAGTTGGGGAGACCCCTGACAGGACGGGTAAGCAGCCCTCACTCGAAACAttcctccgcctcctccgcctcctaCTATCTATCACACATCACATGGTTGTGTGGTCCAGGTACAGACAAGATGTAGCTAACGCTGCCTATCGTGATAGGTGCCCGCCGATGACGTTCTCAACAACGCCGTGGGCGATGATTCGTTCAGCCTGACCAGCGCCTACTTTGGCCTCCCCGAGGAGCGGCTGTCCTCGGGGCTCCAGGGCCGGATGGAGGCCATCTTTGCGCCCGCgctctcggccatggcgctCGCGCAGAGCGGCGTGCTGGCCGACCAGCCCGGCCTGGTGGCGCGCTGCCTGGAGAGCGTGGCGGCGCGCATCGTCGAGTGCGCCGACGTGTTCGAGGCCATGACGCCGCGCGACACGGCGCACTTTGACCCCGTCGTCTGGATCAAGTCGTATCCCGCCATGGGCCGGCCCGTGACCTCGGGCGAGCTGGGGAAcagcggcgtcgacgcgccGCTGTTCCACGCGCTGGACGCCTTCATCAACCGCCAGCacgtcgagggcgacttGAAGCGGATGCAGGGCGACCGGCGGGCCACGCTGCCGGCCAACATCCGCGCCTTCTTGGACGCCCTTGATGACGAGGCCGCAAGCGTCAGAAAGTacgtcgctgctgctgatgttgCTGTGCGTgctcagcggcggcggcggcagcactATTACCATCATCAGTATTTGCCCTctggagaagaagtagaagagaaagaagaagagaaagaagaagaagaagaagaagaagaagaagagcagtCTCAGTACCGGCAtctctcggcggcgtgggaCGGGCTATTGCAAACGTACGTCTGGTTCCTCGAGCGCCACcgcgtcaaggccgtcggcgtcacAGGCGTCAGCCTGAACACGGGGCGACACTCGACGAGCAGCGGCGTCGAGAGCGGTGACCAGGATAAAGCCgcggtggcagcagcggcggcggcagcggcagcaggtCCGCCAAAGATGCGCCCCGAGACCATGCTCAGCATGCAGATGAAGAAGGGCATGGCGTCGCGGCTGGGCGGACGTCCGCTGTGGCAGGACGCGCGTGTGCAGTCGCAGACCGTGTACGAGGGCAGCGTGGTCGTAGCCGTGAGGCTGGATGCCAACCTGCCGCTCAAGCCGGGCGATCGAGTCCAAGTCTGGCCGCCAGcaagaaagaggaagaaggccaacAACTCATCATggcatcatcaccatcatcgtcacTCTCGCTGCCCGCAAGGCTCCTCCTCACCGGAATAtcatgatgacgatgatgacgcgTCGTCTTCAAACGAGAGTGACtacgatgatgatgctgatgtcgAGCCGAGATTCTACTCCATCGCCCGAGCCATACCTGATGTGGCTGATGATCGGATGACAGACTTGGGcgcaggaggaggggaaggaggaggacgaggacaaggtATGACCATCACTCTCACAGTCGGTCAACACTCGCCTGAGGGACTTGTCTCCTCTTTTCTCAGCACCGCCGCTCCGGGAACACACCTGCGCCTTCGTCCCTGGCCTTCTCCGCGTTTCCGCCAGCCACGCAACCTGGCCGTGCCGCTGGTGTTGGTCGGTCAGggcagcggcgtcggccCCTTTGTCGGCTTCCTTCACGACCGGGTCGCATGGGCACAGCGGCGGCTGCGCCATCGCGATGATGCCCAGCAGGACGACatggtcgagaaggaggacgaagacgaggagctgggcgaggtGCTCCTCGTGGTCGCCGCCAAAACACGTCGCCATGTCCCCTGTCCGCTCGACAGCCTTGAGCAACTGACCAGGGCCCTGCCGTTGACCATCATCTTGGCCCTTAGCGAAGAGGAACATCACCTCATGATCCGCAGCGGCACCTGGACTCAGCTCCCCACGGGGGACCGGCACATAACGCGGCATCTGCTGGAGCATCGGGACTTCGTCCAGAGGCTTGTCAAGGAAAAGGGCGGCCACGTCTTTGTCTGCGGCAGCTCCGACTTTGGGGCTACGGCGATGAGCAGTCTTGGACTGGGCCAaccgcagcagcaacaccaagAACAAGAGCCACAACAGCAACAGGCACAATATCCACATGGCGTGTCCTACTCCTACAACGACAACCACACACATATGCCCTCAGCTCCCCCGCATTGGAACCAACTGCACCAAGATCTCTTCGTCACGGTGAAAAGACCGTCTTCCACCTCACCGACTTCTCCTcgtttctcctcctcctcctcctcttattcttactcttcttcatcttcttcttcttcttcttcttcccatGTCTATGCCTCCCCCTCTTCACCCTCACTTGACCCCAGAAACACCATCATCACTCCCTCCAGCCTTGCAGCCCACAACTCCATCAACTCGTGCTGGACCGCCATTGGCGGGACCGTCTACGACATGACGTCCTTTCTGGCCATGCACCCGGGCGGACCCAAAACCATCCTTGAGTCAGCAggcaccatcgccgacgcGCGCTTTGCCGAAACGCACGGCGGGCCGCACGCCCAGGAGATCAAGGGATATCTCCAGAGATATGCCATTGGGCGTCTGTCCACATCTGCCACTGGCCCGGTCACGCAGACGACCAGCGCAAAGCTCACCAGTGTCCTGGTGAGGATGCAGAACGCTCTCACCAACAACAGCGCCTTTGACGCGAGCCGTgggccgctgccgctgtaCGTGTACGAGGATGCCCTGCTCGTGTTCGCCGATAGCCTAGATGGTGTGGTGGGCATTCTGTCAGACGCTGCCGTCGGCAAGCAGTCCTCGGAGCAGAGAGCGGCCGTTCTCAAGACGCAGGCGCTGTTGAGAAAGGCTTTCACGCTTCTGAAGACCGGCTGCAAGGGTTGCCTGTTCGCTGCCGGCTCAGAGAGCTCCTCTTCGACGCTGCTTGAAGAGAGCGAAGCTTTGGTCCAGAGGCTGTACAGGGAGCCTATCAAGAAGGTGCACGCGGCTGTTGATGCTTGTAAGAGAGGGTTAAGTGAGATTGAGAccgagacggaggcggaCAGCGATGACAAGATCTGTGATGCCCAGAACGACGAAAACGACGATGCACTAAAGCGTGTTTTGGAAAAGTTTTGCACCAATCTAGCAAGCATTGCTGAGGATTTACTGTACTAAATTTTTTTCACTATGAAGACTATTAGCTAGAGCGCGCATTGTAAGGCATAGGACTTTGTATAAAAATTAATTCATCTCCATTCCCTTTGACCAGTGGAACTTGCAGATTCCCACCGAGGCAACGCCTTGGCCAAACCCACAAACCCGGCATGTAAGAAGGTTGTGCTCCTAAGGTTACCAAGTGACTACTCCACATCCACATCTTCTATCTCGCTATTTATCTGTGGATGAGGCTGGTAGAGGACAAATCATAGTTAGTCTCGAATGCCATGTCATGGTCGTCTCCATCATTTTGCCCAAGCACATCACCGTTGTGAATCTGCTGCGTCTAAGTATCAACGCTCTTAAGGAAAATCAGTGGCTGAT
Encoded proteins:
- a CDS encoding Aromatic prenyltransferase gives rise to the protein MEIYRLSAVHDASGGIDTKRNIYNDAVDSSPSSSKGSPLYSSWLPLIHNSLSSLLRWTGTYPADVQESHLAFVRDVVVPRLKPPAAADRLHYIGTHSHGIYEASLAFGSHKPARVRFTVQPLVDPSPQRGDPLGQKALRETLDSLASACGADRAWLDAFVDSVFLTAEEEASLVGKAAAAAAGGGGPGAAGGPLRQNGFVAFDLEANMDESGKAATVMKTYLFPQLKAIATGRKTVDTTDSLVRRLAQGDKQMLASWELLKTFLVNDGGEKMNIDFLAIDCLAPSKEPRFKVYVSSHFKSLAGVREAFTLGGLLPRSSADFLPQVWPQLMDMEDVPPAAMEDMEKPLSNPDSHYKGVGFAFSVVPGQAVPQIKMYVPMWQFAHDEAKIVECYQRVLQTQGTMGDYDIGAALEGAL
- a CDS encoding Cytochrome P450 — its product is MIRHTIPSNIHVSSPSDLVWSLGLAIVGFLVLRTVYYLTLHPLAGYPGPLLARITTITSLWHRADGSNHSWPLLLHKRYGHVVRIGPNELSYTHPDAWHDIYAKAGGGGDMPKDFVGLGPDMAAPEKGIVRADDANHQRQRRIFSHAFSDRAVLKQESLVQGHVRNLMRKLAAGDAWDENAEQPSSSSSSRSSPSSSPSSSSPSRGHRVDLMTWLSYLAFDIMGDLMYGEPLGMLESDQSARQWVRDTYATIKTVTLGMAMMGWHPPLGPLLLRTIWGGSSRRRAQHNRFSMDRVDKRLDRRDDDEGSSSGSSDIWSMIMQNSGSGSDKQQSGVITRAEMYSNAATFMIGGTETTTAATSALTYLLLTHPSKMVTLRAELDAAVNNPQTDMTFAGLRKLPYLNACIEEAMRLYPPAPTPMPRIVPHGGRVVCGRFVPAGTRVDIPLYAIAHHPDNFVDPEDFVPERWLDDDRRPARYAGDRLDCVKVFSVGPRDCIGKNLAYPEMRLIMASLLYNFNLELADPSLDWLDQKSYGIWDKHPLWVKLAPRQAKQAL
- a CDS encoding cytochrome b5-like Heme/Steroid binding domain-containing protein, which translates into the protein MSAFQSPPTPSPSPTPTLSTLSSSWKKPQQDVVKYTTPSSSLPPSPSLPPSPPPPTSPSSSSIFYNVPQTPTGGLVTPPEIPVVKSHDVTGKTSTSVIDCPISKASFLLAQVSLATGLFGGLPTTEVRFRGPGSLGAAASRTRTLRFGTGLDGCFTSTGGFLGRMRETHNEKHVTTVSRGNASARPGQQRLPPSLEAWEVVHENLPRLLRAGRVRQAVDALDEWRASEAGEGGGRDRWDDLEQRHLARAALVLSALAHAYMFGEDRGKHKGKGDNGGRPSQPSLPVHLLGPWERVCKKLGRPLTGRVPADDVLNNAVGDDSFSLTSAYFGLPEERLSSGLQGRMEAIFAPALSAMALAQSGVLADQPGLVARCLESVAARIVECADVFEAMTPRDTAHFDPVVWIKSYPAMGRPVTSGELGNSGVDAPLFHALDAFINRQHVEGDLKRMQGDRRATLPANIRAFLDALDDEAASVRKYVAAADVAVRAQRRRRQHYYHHQYLPSGEEVEEKEEEKEEEEEEEEEEQSQYRHLSAAWDGLLQTYVWFLERHRVKAVGVTGVSLNTGRHSTSSGVESGDQDKAAVAAAAAAAAAGPPKMRPETMLSMQMKKGMASRLGGRPLWQDARVQSQTVYEGSVVVAVRLDANLPLKPGDRVQVWPPARKRKKANNSSWHHHHHRHSRCPQGSSSPEYHDDDDDASSSNESDYDDDADVEPRFYSIARAIPDVADDRMTDLGAGGGEGGGRGQGMTITLTVGQHSPEGLVSSFLSTAAPGTHLRLRPWPSPRFRQPRNLAVPLVLVGQGSGVGPFVGFLHDRVAWAQRRLRHRDDAQQDDMVEKEDEDEELGEVLLVVAAKTRRHVPCPLDSLEQLTRALPLTIILALSEEEHHLMIRSGTWTQLPTGDRHITRHLLEHRDFVQRLVKEKGGHVFVCGSSDFGATAMSSLGLGQPQQQHQEQEPQQQQAQYPHGVSYSYNDNHTHMPSAPPHWNQLHQDLFVTVKRPSSTSPTSPRFSSSSSSYSYSSSSSSSSSSSHVYASPSSPSLDPRNTIITPSSLAAHNSINSCWTAIGGTVYDMTSFLAMHPGGPKTILESAGTIADARFAETHGGPHAQEIKGYLQRYAIGRLSTSATGPVTQTTSAKLTSVLVRMQNALTNNSAFDASRGPLPLYVYEDALLVFADSLDGVVGILSDAAVGKQSSEQRAAVLKTQALLRKAFTLLKTGCKGCLFAAGSESSSSTLLEESEALVQRLYREPIKKVHAAVDACKRGLSEIETETEADSDDKICDAQNDENDDALKRVLEKFCTNLASIAEDLLY